From the genome of Victivallis lenta:
CAGCCGGCCAGCGGTTTGTAATCTTTTTCTGCCATTGGATGCAGTGCGGCATTCAGCATGTCCACAAAATCGGCCCGGGGAGAGTACCCGAGTGTATCGAGCACTTCTCCATCCGCAGTGAGCAGCAGCACAGTCGGAAAACCTTCGATTCCGTATTTTGCTTCGAGCAACTGATTCTGCCTTTCCAGCCAGTCGGGAAGTTGCAGGTCTCTCGGACGATCAATATAGAGCAGGACAACCCGGTTTTTGACATACTCTCTGAACTTCTGGGATTGCAGCACTTTGGCAGTAAATTCCTTACAGACCGGACACCAGTCCGATCCGGTGAAAAAGACGAAAATTGGCAGATTTTTCTCTTTTGCCGTTTCTGCGGCTTTTGTGTAACTTGTGAACCAGCTTCCGTCAGGCGGATTCGCTTTGAGCGACGGCAACAGGATGAACAAAGCGAACAAAAACAGCAATACAACTTTTTTCATGATGATCTCCTCCTTAATTATCATAAAAACAAACAGTCCGGGTCCTCCACAACCCCGTTTATAGAAATTAACATACCGTTTTTTTGCGGATTTTCAACTCAGTACGATTGTTTCATGAAGAAAAATACTGTATATTTCATAAAAAGCAAAAACATCATTTTTTGTGGAGGAGGCATCTGTGAACACAAATTCGATCTGTACGCTGGAACCTCGGGCGGTCTGGGAAATTTTTGCGGAAATCTGTGCGATTCCCCATCCCTCCGGCCATGAAAAGGCGCTGGCCGATGCGATCGCCGCGATGGCGGAGCAGCACGGCCTGAAGGCCAGGCGCGACGCCTACGGCAATCTGCGCATCGACCGCGCCGCCTCGCCGGGATTCGAGACCCGTTCGACCGTGATCCTGCAGGG
Proteins encoded in this window:
- a CDS encoding thioredoxin family protein; translation: MKKVVLLFLFALFILLPSLKANPPDGSWFTSYTKAAETAKEKNLPIFVFFTGSDWCPVCKEFTAKVLQSQKFREYVKNRVVLLYIDRPRDLQLPDWLERQNQLLEAKYGIEGFPTVLLLTADGEVLDTLGYSPRADFVDMLNAALHPMAEKDYKPLAGWQVNYQQALKLAEEKKLPIIMVFNGSDWNTGLNKFQKDTLAGKEFEEFAAGKAILLYIDFPRGIRIPRSIVRQNIELLNQYKFKTLPMTYVLNPEGKVLGEVKDVLETNEYISQLKKILDRK